A single Triticum dicoccoides isolate Atlit2015 ecotype Zavitan chromosome 2A, WEW_v2.0, whole genome shotgun sequence DNA region contains:
- the LOC119358629 gene encoding indole-2-monooxygenase-like → MAGLLMLEMLPLPWFLFLFPLFLLFVNYWFTMTGMTGRRQQHENRHQPSPPGLPIIGHLHLLGSLPHVSLRSLAKKHGPDVMFLCLGAVPTLVVSSPRAAKAVLRTHDHVFASRPRSMVSEILMYGSSDIAFAPYDEHWRQARKLVTTHMLSLKKVQSSRNAAMEEVNMVMTKINEAAAGGVVVDMSRLLKSFTYDMACRVVLGESFRKEGQSKLLRDLIDDTSRILGGFNLEEYFPTLARVGVLKSLVCAKAERVRRRWAYLLDKLIDERVSMDKSTVDNKDGDFIDILLSVQHEYGLTRERMKALLTDVFFGSTDTLSNTLEFTLAELMRKPCLLGKLQDEVRSIVPRGQESITETDINKMTYLRAVMKESLRVYPVAPILAPHLAMADCNIDGYMVAAGTHVLVNVWAIGRDSSSWGDAEEFIPERFIYEDSDVDVNFKGNDFQFLPFGSGRRMCPGINLAIANFELMLANLMYHFEWELPPGVETKDINMTVVFGLTVRRKEKLLLIPKSYK, encoded by the exons ATGGCAGGTCTCCTCATGCTAGAGATGCTTCCACTGCCATGGTTTCTGTTCCTCTTCCCGCTCTTCCTCTTGTTTGTGAATTATTGGTTCACTATGACTGGTATGACAGGAAGAAGGCAGCAGCACGAAAACCGCCACCAGCCTTCTCCACCAGGACTGCCCATCATTGGGCACCTGCACCTCCTCGGCTCCCTCCCGCACGTCTCCCTCCGCAGCCTCGCCAAGAAGCATGGTCCTGACGTCATGTTCCTCTGTCTTGGAGCCGTGCCGACACTTGTTGTGTCATCCCCGCGTGCCGCAAAGGCGGTTCTGCGCACGCACGACCATGTCTTCGCCTCGCGGCCCCGCTCCATGGTCTCGGAAATCCTCATGTATGGCTCGTCCGACATCGCCTTTGCACCATATGACGAGCACTGGCGCCAGGCGAGGAAGCTCGTCACCACTCACATGTTGAGTTTAAAAAAGGTGCAATCTTCCCGCAACGCCGCCATGGAGGAG GTGAACATGGTGATGACCAAGATTAACGAGGCCGCTGCAGGAGGTGTTGTAGTGGACATGAGTAGGCTTCTGAAGTCATTCACGTATGATATGGCATGTCGGGTCGTGTTGGGAGAGTCCTTCCGGAAAGAAGGACAGAGCAAGCTACTTCGAGACCTCATAGACGATACCTCACGAATATTAGGAGGTTTCAACTTGGAGGAGTACTTCCCAACATTGGCAAGAGTTGGAGTGCTTAAGAGTCTGGTTTGTGCAAAGGCTGAGAGAGTGAGGCGTAGATGGGCCTATTTGCTGGATAAGTTGATCGATGAACGTGTGAGCATGGACAAGTCAACAGTTGATAACAAGGATGGAGATTTCATAGATATTTTATTGTCTGTTCAGCATGAGTATGGTCTCACAAGAgagcgaatgaaagctctcctaacA GATGTATTTTTCGGTTCAACAGACACGTTATCTAACACTCTCGAATTCACCTTGGCCGAGTTGATGAGGAAGCCATGCCTATTGGGGAAGCTACAAGATGAAGTGAGGAGTATCGTACCCCGGGGACAAGAAAGTATAACCGAAACCGACATAAACAAGATGACGTACTTAAGAGCAGTCATGAAGGAGTCACTCCGGGTGTATCCTGTTGCGCCTATCCTTGCTCCACACCTTGCCATGGCTGACTGCAACATTGATGGGTATATGGTTGCTGCTGGCACACATGTCTTAGTCAATGTATGGGCCATTGGCAGGGACTCCAGCTCTTGGGGGGATGCAGAAGAGTTCATAcctgaaagatttatatatgaagatAGTGATGTGGATGTCAATTTCAAGGGGAATGATTTCCAGTTCTTGCCATTTGGGTCGGGACGAAGGATGTGCCCTGGCATAAACCTCGCGATTGCCAATTTTGAGCTTATGTTGGCAAACCTCATGTACCATTTTGAATGGGAATTGCCTCCAGGGGTTGAGACGAAAGACATTAATATGACAGTGGTCTTTGGGCTAACCGTGCGGCGGAAGGAGAAGCTACTATTAATTCCAAAATCATACAAGTAG